The following proteins are co-located in the bacterium genome:
- a CDS encoding copper amine oxidase N-terminal domain-containing protein — protein sequence MMRRNVSLLVSLVVAVSLMLPAGVFAQQAPIRVYVDGQPLSFDVPPSMIQGRVLVPLRGIFERLGATVDFDPQTQHIVAVRGPQTVELTIGSRQARVNSNAALLDVPAFTIAGRTMVPLRFISESLGANVQWVEASQTILIGSTGAGTPPPPILQTPPPAPSPGQTLSGRLMSVSSGDHPQIVVRSNNQDYTIPVLPETAIFRYNAQGNAGGSAPLGALQRGDHVVVDMNGQNQAVKITAQYRVGASGRIATVNGRNRTVTLTSGVSFVVLNDARITLNGQAADFGAFQNGRNARFLVIEGTNEAYEVNVADTSAQTPTVTVVSAPSIAVPGNGATVGNAFSVEGSASPGAIVVVKAQPRLLGNTIQQQTVANKAGRWRVDMNVSSIPFVAFPYVISAVEIVNGVQSDPASVEVSVR from the coding sequence ATGATGCGGCGTAACGTTTCGCTGCTCGTGAGCCTCGTTGTTGCAGTGAGTTTGATGTTGCCTGCTGGTGTGTTCGCGCAACAGGCGCCTATTCGAGTGTACGTCGATGGGCAGCCGCTCTCGTTTGACGTGCCGCCCAGTATGATCCAGGGGCGGGTGCTTGTGCCGTTGCGGGGGATCTTTGAGCGCCTTGGGGCCACGGTCGACTTCGACCCCCAAACGCAGCATATCGTTGCGGTTCGGGGACCGCAGACGGTGGAGTTGACCATCGGGTCGCGACAGGCGCGCGTCAATTCTAACGCGGCCCTGCTCGACGTTCCAGCCTTCACGATCGCGGGCAGGACGATGGTCCCGCTCCGCTTCATCAGCGAGTCGCTCGGGGCAAACGTGCAGTGGGTTGAGGCAAGCCAGACGATCCTGATTGGCTCGACCGGTGCCGGCACGCCGCCGCCCCCGATTCTACAGACCCCACCCCCGGCACCGTCGCCGGGCCAGACGCTCTCGGGGCGGCTCATGTCCGTATCGTCCGGTGACCACCCTCAGATTGTCGTCCGGAGCAACAACCAAGACTACACGATTCCGGTCCTGCCCGAGACGGCCATCTTCCGCTACAATGCGCAGGGTAATGCGGGCGGCTCCGCGCCGCTCGGGGCGCTCCAGCGCGGCGATCACGTCGTGGTTGACATGAACGGCCAGAACCAAGCGGTGAAGATCACCGCACAGTACCGGGTCGGCGCGTCCGGCCGGATCGCGACGGTGAACGGCCGGAACCGTACCGTCACGCTTACCAGCGGTGTGTCATTCGTCGTCCTCAATGACGCCAGGATCACCCTGAACGGTCAGGCGGCGGACTTCGGCGCGTTCCAGAACGGGCGCAACGCCCGCTTCCTGGTTATCGAAGGGACCAATGAGGCCTACGAAGTGAACGTGGCCGACACATCGGCGCAGACCCCGACCGTCACCGTCGTCTCCGCGCCGTCGATCGCCGTCCCCGGCAACGGGGCAACGGTCGGAAACGCGTTCTCGGTGGAAGGCTCGGCGAGCCCAGGGGCGATCGTCGTCGTCAAGGCGCAACCGCGTCTGCTCGGAAACACGATCCAGCAGCAGACCGTCGCCAATAAGGCGGGGCGCTGGAGGGTGGACATGAACGTCTCGTCGATTCCCTTTGTGGCGTTCCCGTATGTCATCTCCGCCGTGGAGATCGTAAACGGCGTCCAGTCCGACCCGGCCAGCGTCGAGGTCTCCGTGCGCTGA
- a CDS encoding AIM24 family protein produces MAVPILLPTTARDETFGGVTYHIEGELVPALHVELSAMQVYFEHHILLWKDPAVEVSLKPLKGAFKRVLSGMPVFMTQAKGPGRIAFSRDGAGHVFGLHMKVGEAVDVREHQFLAATDGVDYSFTRVKGAANILFSGTGFFIDTFTCLRQDGILWLHGYGNVFEVTLGPNEQIDIEPGGWVYKDRSVQMQTIFQKFSTGLFASAGQIFWNRFTGPGRIALQSMYMHLPTDG; encoded by the coding sequence ATGGCGGTTCCCATCCTGCTTCCCACCACGGCTCGCGATGAGACATTTGGCGGCGTCACGTATCACATCGAGGGCGAACTCGTTCCGGCGCTCCACGTGGAGCTGTCGGCCATGCAGGTGTACTTCGAGCACCATATTCTGCTGTGGAAGGATCCCGCCGTCGAAGTGTCCCTCAAACCCCTCAAGGGGGCGTTCAAACGGGTGCTCTCGGGGATGCCGGTATTCATGACCCAGGCCAAAGGGCCGGGCAGGATCGCGTTTAGCCGGGACGGAGCGGGGCACGTGTTTGGCCTGCACATGAAGGTCGGCGAGGCGGTGGACGTCCGGGAGCACCAGTTCCTCGCCGCGACGGACGGCGTGGACTACTCGTTCACCCGGGTCAAGGGCGCCGCCAATATTCTGTTCAGCGGCACGGGGTTTTTTATTGACACCTTCACCTGCCTGCGGCAGGACGGGATCCTGTGGTTGCACGGTTACGGCAACGTCTTCGAAGTGACCCTCGGCCCGAACGAGCAGATCGACATCGAGCCGGGCGGGTGGGTCTACAAGGACCGCTCTGTGCAGATGCAGACCATCTTCCAAAAGTTCTCGACCGGGCTCTTTGCGAGCGCGGGCCAGATCTTCTGGAACCGCTTCACCGGGCCGGGGCGCATCGCGCTGCAGTCGATGTACATGCACCTGCCGACGGACGGGTAA
- a CDS encoding dipeptidase, with the protein MRDLHRDAVVVDCHNDLILLVARKRALGEAGYFRDHVIPTLREGGVDVQVVPIFMESEYAAEGALRRTLQLVEYVHQEVEANRDAVALCLTGGEIDEAVAQDKIALVLALEGCEGVGRHVELLGTMFRLGVRIASFTHFGRTLLADGSGEDDTGGRLTHAGVAAVREMERVGILVDVSHLSEAGTRHVFEIATRPVIASHSSARVLCDHHRNLTDDQLRAIAITGGVIGINFFPAFVDRDHPTVDRVVDHIEHVATVAGIEHVGIGPDFIKEYYDEVYPQYPTFKVQGLDARTPVEGLAGPQDLPAVTQALRRRGISEKDARKILGENFLRVFRSGLGVPGR; encoded by the coding sequence ATGCGGGACCTTCACCGCGATGCCGTTGTGGTGGACTGCCATAACGATTTGATCCTGCTCGTTGCGAGGAAACGAGCACTGGGAGAAGCCGGTTACTTTCGGGATCACGTCATCCCAACGCTCCGAGAGGGGGGTGTGGACGTCCAAGTCGTCCCCATATTTATGGAAAGCGAATACGCGGCCGAGGGAGCCCTGCGCCGGACGCTCCAACTCGTCGAGTACGTTCACCAGGAGGTCGAGGCGAACCGCGACGCGGTGGCGCTTTGCCTGACCGGCGGAGAGATCGACGAGGCGGTCGCGCAGGATAAGATCGCCTTGGTCCTCGCGCTGGAGGGCTGCGAGGGTGTCGGGCGGCATGTCGAGCTTTTGGGCACGATGTTTCGGCTCGGCGTGCGCATTGCCTCGTTCACGCACTTCGGTCGGACGCTACTGGCGGACGGCAGCGGCGAGGACGACACCGGTGGTCGGTTGACGCACGCCGGGGTCGCCGCGGTCAGGGAAATGGAACGTGTGGGGATCCTCGTCGACGTCTCCCATCTCTCCGAGGCCGGGACGCGCCACGTGTTTGAAATCGCCACCCGCCCGGTGATCGCTTCACATTCTTCGGCCCGCGTCCTCTGTGATCACCACCGCAACCTCACCGACGATCAGTTGCGGGCCATCGCGATCACGGGCGGGGTGATCGGGATCAACTTCTTCCCTGCATTCGTGGACAGGGACCATCCCACCGTGGACCGGGTCGTGGATCACATCGAGCACGTCGCGACGGTCGCCGGCATCGAGCACGTCGGAATCGGACCGGACTTTATCAAGGAATACTACGACGAGGTCTATCCTCAGTACCCAACCTTCAAGGTCCAGGGCCTCGACGCCAGGACGCCGGTCGAGGGCCTCGCGGGCCCGCAGGACCTGCCGGCCGTGACACAGGCGCTGCGGCGCAGAGGCATATCCGAGAAGGACGCGCGCAAGATTCTCGGAGAGAACTTCCTCCGCGTGTTCCGGTCCGGGTTGGGCGTCCCTGGAAGATAA